GGTAGATGTCGACCGACCCGCCGCCGGTGACCATGGCTTCCTCGAATTTTTCCTCTGCCCCATCCAGATCGCCGCTCTTCAAAAGCTTATTTGCCGTCTCTATCGCGGATTCCGTCGCCGAGATGTTTTTCTGCGAGTGCTGGCCGACCTCTGATTTTGTCACGACGTACTTGTCCAAAACTTTTTCGATCATCTCGCGGAACGATCCCAGTTCAACCGGTTTGGAAAGAACGGCGGCAGCCCCCGCGGCCCGGGCTTTCTGGGACGCCGGGGCGTCATCGGCCGGGCAGAGAAAAACAATGGGCTTGGACTTGTTTTTCCCCTCCTCCAGAAGACTGGAGATGACCTTGAGGCCGTCCATCTTGTCGACCTTGCTCGAGACGAGGATCAACCCGAAGGAATCGAACCGGCCGGTGTGAACGGCTTTGTATCCGTGTTCGGAAAAGGTGATGTTGCGGAGTTGGCACTCTTCGAATATTCGCTTCAGCGCGGACGCACCGGAAGGGTCGTTCTCGGCAACGAGAATAGGAATATCGGGATCAATTTTTTCGGAGGGCATGCTCTACTCCGGGCGGAAAGTGCGGACGGCCACGTTTTCCACGTCCCCGTATAACCCGATTCCGGACGCCACCCCCCATGGCGCCGAAACCCAAGTATATCAACCAAGCTCCTTTTGACGGGAACCCTCCTCGGCCACTCGCGAGACGCTTCGGAAAGGAATCACCGAAGCCCCGCCCCCCGGGTGCGCGGTCCGCCGGGCGGGAACTCCCCGCTTTCGAGGCGAAAAACGGAAAGCCGTCCCCACGGCCCGAACCGTCGCCCGCATGATCGTTCGGGCGAATCCCCCGAAGTAGCGCGTATTCTGCCTCAGGGCGTGATAGGCAGCCCTGCCGCCGGCTCCTCCCAGTCCCGAAATCCGGGACGTAAATTCCCGGGCGGAGATCACCGGCCAGAGGATCCGCTGCACGACCCGCCGCACCAGCCACGCGAGCAGTGCGCAGAAAATGGCGGAGAGAACGAGAAAAACACCCAGTATCCGCAAACCGCGGGACGGATCGTCCACAACAATCATGCTGATTTGCGCAATTCCGTAAAAGGCTGCCCCCAGGAGAACCGCAATGGCAGTTAAAAGCCCTCCCGAGCGCTGGAGAATTCGGAACCAACCAAACACGGGGTTCTCCTCCCTGCGGGGCCCTCTGCGGCCAGGACCATCCGGCGAAACAGCGATATCCAACACCATACCGCAGTTCAAGGGGCGGCTCCACCCGTAGAATTTTCATTGTTGACGGGCCAGGAAGGGCGTTTTAAGTTCCCTTTTGCCTAAGGATATTCCGCTGTTATTCAGGAGAATTTCATTTGCTCGACATCCGGATGATCAGGCAGGACCCCGAGGCCATCGCCCGGGCGCTCGCCCGGCGGGGGGGAAATTTCGAGTTCGGAGAAATTCTCGCCACCGACGCGCGCCGCCGCGAGCTGACCCACGAGATCGAAAGCCGAACCGCCGAAGTGCGAAAAAACAGCAAGCGCATGGGCGAATTCAAGCGAAAGGGCGGCGGGAGCGAAGAGGCGGACGCCCTGCTCGCCGCCAACCAGAAGCTTACGGCCGAGTCCAAGGTATTCGAAGAAGAACTCGGCGAGCTGGAGAAAAAACAAACCGACGCCCTCCTCAACCTGCCGAACCTGCCGCACGAGAGCACCCCGGACGGCGCCGCCGCGGACAACCCCACCCTTCGCACCTGGGGCGAGAAGCCGGCGTTCTCCTTCGCTCCCAAGCCCCATGACGAGCTCGGCGCGAAACTCAACATCCTCGACATGAAACGCGCCGTGAAGATCGCCGGCGCGCGGTTCGCCCTTTACCGGGGAGCCGGCGCCCTGCTCGAGCGGGCGCTGATCAACTTCATGCTCGATCTGCACACCCGGGAGCACGGCTATACCGAATGGCTCCCCCCCTTCATGGTCAACCCCGAAGCGATGCTCGGGACCGGCCAGCTCCCCAAATTCGAGGCAGACCTCTTCAAGGTGGATGACGGCGCCTACTACCTCATCCCCACCGCCGAGGTGCCGGTCACGAACATCCACCGCGAGGAGATCCTCGAGGAAAAGGACCTGCCCCTTCGCTACACCGCCTACACCCCCTGCTTTCGCAGCGAGGCCGGCTCCTACGGGCAGGACACCCGCGGCCTCATCCGCCAGCACCAGTTCAACAAAGTCGAACTCGTGAAGTT
This genomic window from bacterium contains:
- the serS gene encoding serine--tRNA ligase is translated as MLDIRMIRQDPEAIARALARRGGNFEFGEILATDARRRELTHEIESRTAEVRKNSKRMGEFKRKGGGSEEADALLAANQKLTAESKVFEEELGELEKKQTDALLNLPNLPHESTPDGAAADNPTLRTWGEKPAFSFAPKPHDELGAKLNILDMKRAVKIAGARFALYRGAGALLERALINFMLDLHTREHGYTEWLPPFMVNPEAMLGTGQLPKFEADLFKVDDGAYYLIPTAEVPVTNIHREEILEEKDLPLRYTAYTPCFRSEAGSYGQDTRGLIRQHQFNKVELVKFARPDTSYEELESLTANAEEVLKRLGLHYRVVALCAGDLGFSAAKTYDIEVWVPSQDTYREISSCSNFEDFQARRAQIRFRPAGGGKPALVHTLNGSGLAVGRTVVAILENFQQEDGTVAIPEALRPYMGGMEAIGPGA